A genomic window from Cucumis melo cultivar AY chromosome 8, USDA_Cmelo_AY_1.0, whole genome shotgun sequence includes:
- the LOC103486182 gene encoding cationic amino acid transporter 3, mitochondrial-like, protein MGFLGSSGEETGRGGQSSRVGFKALIRRKQVDSANSSSSSSSSGHHQLAKELSVPHLISIGVGATIGAGVYILVGTVAREHSGPALAISFLIAGIAAALSAFCYAELASRCPSAGSAYHYSYICVGEGVAWLIGWALILEYTLGGSAVARGISPNLALLFGGNDRLPSFLARQTLPGLDIVVDPCAAILVLIVTALLCLGIKESIAAQAVVTGANVCAMMFVIIAGSYIGFKTGWVGYELPTGYFPYGVDGMLAGSATVFFAYIGFDAVASTAEEVKNPQRDLPLGIGLSLSLCCALYMMVSVVIVGLVPYYEMDPDTPISSAFAEHGMQWAAYVVSTGAVTALCSTLLGSLLPQPRILMAMSRDGLLPSFFADVNKKTQVPVKSTIVSGIGAACLAFFMDVSDLAGMVSVGTLFAFATVAVSVLILRYIPPNEVPLPSSLHESFDPLSLPIHTSADDVDGQYTENNSTKDSARPLLAKVDSSVDIPIIGSYLARRGYALNDKNRRKFAGWAILSTCVGALLLTYAATNLRLPSYVRYSVSGTGVFLLLSALVVLSCIDQDDARHSFGYTGGFTCPFVPLLPIVCILINTYLLINLGVGTWARVSVWLVIGVIVYIVYGRNHSTLRDAIYVSTEHAEKINNYSREVLV, encoded by the exons ATGGGTTTCTTGGGTTCTTCTGGAGAAGAGACGGGAAGGGGGGGACAGAGTTCAAGGGTTGGTTTCAAAGCATTAATAAGGAGGAAACAGGTTGATTCTGCcaattcttcatcttcttcttcttcatcaggACATCATCAATTAGCCAAAGAGTTATCGGTTCCTCACCTTATTTCAATAG GAGTTGGTGCTACTATTGGAGCTGGAGTGTATATTCTTGTTGGAACTGTTGCCAGAGAACATTCAGGACCAGCCCTTGCCATCTCCTTCCTGATTGCTGGAATAGCTGCAGCGCTTTCTGCATTTTGCTATGCGGAGCTTGCAAGTCGTTGTCCATCAGCTGGAAGTGCTTATCACTACTCATACATATGTGTTGGAGAAGG AGTTGCTTGGTTGATTGGTTGGGCTTTGATACTGGAATATACACTTGGTGGCTCAGCTGTTGCGCGTGGAATATCCCCAAATTTG GCCTTATTGTTTGGTGGCAATGATCGTTTGCCTTCCTTCCTAGCCCGGCAAACTCTACCTGGACTTGATATTGTTGTCGATCCATGTGCAGCAATCTTAGTTTTGATTGTCACTGCTCTTTTATGTTTAGGAATCAAGGAG AGTATTGCAGCACAAGCTGTTGTGACAGGAGCAAATGTATGTGCAATGATGTTTGTCATTATAGCTGGCTCTTATATCGGTTTCAAGACTGGATGGGTTGGATATGAACTTCCTACAGG GTATTTTCCCTATGGAGTAGATGGGATGCTTGCTGGCTCTGCTACCGTCTTCTTTGCTTATATTGGTTTTGATGCTGTTGCGAGTACTGCTGAAGAG GTGAAAAATCCTCAACGAGATTTGCCACTTGGGATCGGACTTTCATTATCTCTTTGCTGTGCACTATATATGATGGTCTCAGTTGTGATTGTTGGTCTGGTGCCTTATTATGAGATGGATCCTGATACTCCCATCTCCTCTGCATTTGCTGAGCATGGGATGCAATGGGCAGC TTATGTGGTGAGTACCGGAGCTGTTACTGCCCTGTGCTCAACATTGCTGGGTTCTTTGCTACCTCAG CCACGAATCTTGATGGCAATGTCGAGAGATGGGTTACTGCCTTCTTTTTTTGCGGATGTTAATAAAAAAACTCAAGTTCCTGTCAAGAGCACCATAGTAAGTGGTATTGGTGCTGCATGCTTGGCCTTTTTCATGGATGTTTCAGATTTAGCAGGGATG GTTAGTGTTGGTACTCTTTTTGCATTTGCCACAGTGGCTGTATCGGTGTTGATTCTCAGATATATTCCACCCAATGAGGTGCCATTGCCATCATCTCTTCATGAGTCATTTGATCCACTGTCCCTACCTATTCATACAAGCGCTGATGATGTTGATGGACAATATACTGAGAACAATTCTACAAAGGACAGTGCTAGACCCTTGCTTGCGAAAGTGGATTCATCAGTTGACATCCCAATAATCGGCAGCTATCTCGCTCGACGTGGCT ACGCTCTGAATGACAAGAATCGACGAAAATTTGCTGGATGGGCCATCTTGTCCACATGCGTTGGGGCACTACTACTTACCTACGCAGCTACAAATCTGCGCCTTCCAAG CTATGTGCGATATTCAGTTAGTGGAACTGGCgttttccttcttttatctgCTTTAGTTGTGCTGTCCTGCATAGACCAAGATGATGCAAGGCACAGCTTTGGATACACAGGAG GTTTCACCTGCCCATTTGTTCCTCTGCTACCAATTGTGTGTATTCTCATCAACACCTACTTGCTCATCAATCTTGG AGTTGGTACATGGGCTCGGGTGTCGGTATGGCTAGTGATTGGAGTGATTGTTTACATAGTCTATGGGCGAAATCACAGCACTCTACGAGATGCAATCTACGTGTCAACCGAACATGCCGAGAAAATAAACAATTACTCGAGGGAGGTGCTGGTTTGA